In Haematobia irritans isolate KBUSLIRL chromosome 1, ASM5000362v1, whole genome shotgun sequence, a genomic segment contains:
- the LOC142242874 gene encoding uncharacterized protein LOC142242874, whose amino-acid sequence MLNLKSACVIFCLIQLSSSLDRQLEIFTYSAPNEINNDINSALNQQIASASKQHHQVIFIKNPETNDALSKLAENLIQSASQQKTHIYVLNKEPNVGHLAQQFQNVAQSSNNRPVVKFLKYHQPGEAKHIQGQIVRQYGGDWGSSVIG is encoded by the exons atgttaaatttgaaATCAGCTTGTGTG attttttgcttAATCCAATTAAGCTCATCTCTAGACAGACAACTGGAAATATTCACCTATAGTGCCCCCAATGAAATTAACAATGATATTAACTCtgcattgaatcaacaaatagcCTCTGCCTCGAAACAACATCATCaggttatatttataaaaaatcctGAAACTAATGATGCTCTTTCGAAGCTTGCCGAAAATTTGATCCAAAGTGCTTCGCAGCAAAAAACTCACATCTATGTGCTTAACAAAGAACCCAATGTGGGACATCTTGCCCAGCAATTCCAAAATGTTGCCCAAAGTAGCAATAATAGACCAGtggtaaaattcttaaaataccaTCAGCCAGGAGAAGCTAAACATATTCAAGGTCAAATCGTGCGACAATACGGTGGCGATTGGGGTTCGTCGGTCATTGGTTGA